The following are encoded together in the Asticcacaulis sp. genome:
- a CDS encoding sigma-70 family RNA polymerase sigma factor: MIPQSDIQWFEDERRYLQGVAYRMLGMVSEAEDAVQDAFLRVRETAPETIENKRAFLTRIVTRLCLDILKSAHKKRIDYVGPWLPEPLHDVSDFTGSPAAATDLADDLSIGLLYALERLTPLERASFLLHDIFDIGYDEIAKTLERSEGSCRQLAARARQHVRASRPRFKVTPDDERRYLEAFVVASQKGDMAALEALLADDVKLYSDGGGKISAAINILDGKRRVGAFMAGIYQKFRNHTTAALRYERVNGVLSLLTTHTDDYTDVLSVEVSDDRITAVWFQRNPDKLTRLN; this comes from the coding sequence ATGATCCCTCAATCCGATATCCAGTGGTTTGAAGACGAACGCCGCTATTTGCAGGGCGTCGCCTACCGGATGCTGGGCATGGTCAGCGAGGCCGAAGACGCGGTGCAGGACGCTTTCCTGCGTGTGCGCGAAACCGCACCTGAGACCATCGAAAACAAACGCGCCTTCCTGACCCGGATCGTGACGCGCCTATGCCTCGATATCCTGAAATCGGCGCACAAAAAGCGCATCGACTATGTCGGACCATGGCTGCCGGAACCGCTGCACGATGTCAGCGATTTCACCGGCTCGCCGGCGGCCGCCACAGACCTGGCCGATGATCTGTCCATCGGCCTGCTTTATGCCCTGGAGCGCCTGACGCCTCTGGAGCGCGCCAGCTTCCTGCTGCATGATATCTTCGATATCGGCTATGACGAAATTGCCAAAACGCTGGAACGCTCCGAAGGCAGTTGCCGGCAACTGGCCGCCCGCGCCCGCCAGCATGTCCGGGCAAGCCGGCCGCGTTTCAAGGTGACGCCCGATGACGAACGACGCTATCTCGAAGCCTTCGTGGTCGCTTCGCAGAAGGGCGACATGGCGGCGCTTGAAGCCCTGCTGGCCGATGACGTGAAGCTCTACAGCGACGGCGGCGGCAAGATATCGGCGGCGATCAATATTCTCGATGGCAAGCGCCGGGTCGGCGCCTTCATGGCCGGCATCTACCAGAAGTTCCGCAACCATACGACCGCGGCCCTGCGCTATGAACGCGTCAATGGCGTGTTGTCATTGCTGACCACCCACACCGATGATTACACCGATGTGCTGAGCGTGGAAGTGAGTGACGACCGGATCACCGCTGTCTGGTTTCAGCGCAATCCGGACAAGTTGACGAGACTGAACTGA
- a CDS encoding carboxymuconolactone decarboxylase family protein — MTHFNRLNLAALAAEGYNGLIATETYLHGALDLKLLSLVKLRVSQINGCAFCLHMHYEEALKAGDTPARLNLLPAWAESRMFNEKERAALLWAESLTHIDVDRAEDETYAEVKAQFSDKEMADLTLAVAMINAWNRLAVSMRFLHANDKPA; from the coding sequence ATGACCCACTTCAACCGCCTGAACCTCGCCGCTTTGGCCGCCGAAGGCTATAACGGCCTGATTGCCACTGAAACCTATCTGCATGGCGCGCTTGATCTCAAGCTGCTCAGCCTGGTCAAGCTGCGCGTCTCGCAGATCAATGGCTGCGCCTTCTGCCTGCACATGCACTATGAAGAAGCGCTGAAGGCCGGCGACACCCCTGCCCGCCTGAACCTGCTGCCCGCCTGGGCAGAGTCGCGCATGTTCAACGAGAAGGAACGCGCGGCCCTGTTATGGGCTGAGAGCCTGACCCATATCGATGTCGATCGCGCCGAGGACGAGACCTATGCCGAGGTCAAGGCGCAGTTCAGCGACAAGGAAATGGCCGATTTGACTTTGGCGGTTGCAATGATCAACGCCTGGAACCGCCTCGCTGTTTCCATGCGTTTCCTCCATGCCAACGATAAGCCTGCGTAA